Within Cellulophaga sp. L1A9, the genomic segment TGTGAATTTTCTATTTTTTCATAGGCATCACCAGATAAAAGACCATGAGTGGTAATTGCACGTACACTTAAAGCGCCTCGCTCTATCATTAAATCAGCGGCTTTTGTTAATGTTCCAGCAGTATCTACCATATCATCAACTAAAACAACATTTTTGCCTTTTACATCGCCGATTAATTCCATATGTGAAATGATATTGGCTTTTTCTCTTTGCTTATAACAAATAACAACATCAGACTTTAAAGCTTTTGAATAGGCATAAGCTCTTTTAGAACCACCCATATCCGGAGAAGCTATCGTAAGGTTGTCTAGATTTAAACTTTTTAAATAAGGTAAGAACAAGGTAGATGCAAAAAGATGATCAACAGGCTTTTCAAAAAAACCTTGTATTTGATCTGCATGCAAATCCATTGTTATTATTCTAGTTGCACCAGCAGCTTCGAGCATTTTTGCTACTAATTTTGCGGCAATGGGTACTCTAGGTTTGTCTTTTCTATCTTGTCTTGCCCAACCAAAGTAAGGCATAACAGCAGTAATGTGTCTAGCAGAAGCGCGTTTTGCAGCATCAAGCATAAGCAACATTTCCATTAAATTTTCAGAACTTGGATTCGTAGAACCGATTATAAAAACACGTGTGCCTCGTACGGATTCTTCAAAAGAAGGTTGAAATTCTCCATCACTATACCTAGAGAACAGCACTTTTCCTAACTCCGTACCATAAGACTTCGCAATTCGTTCCGCTAAAGCTGTACTTTGAGTACAGGCAAAAATTTTAGGTTCTGGTACTTGATAAGACATTGTTAATCTCCTGTTTTTAAGTTTATTGGCCTCTAAATTCTTTTGAGAGTGCAAATTTAGAAATTTATTTGTCGTCTAAGAGGATTATTCTCAAGTTTTTTGTCAAAAAAAGAAATTTATTTTATAGTTTTGCACTCCTTAAGAGCTCGAGTGGCGGAATTGGTAGACGCGCTGGATTCAAAATCCAGTTCCTCTGGAGTGCGGGTTCGATTCCCGCCTCGAGTACTAATTAACTATCAAATTGAATCAAAACCCTATAAATCGCAGTATTTATAGGGTTTTTCATTTTCTGACATATCATTTGACACCATCTAAACACATCTAAAAGGTGTCTAATTCGGTTGCACTAACGAGATATAATTTAGTGCAACCGAATTGATGTTAATAATCTTGTTTTCAGTATGTTACGTTGTTGTGTTTTGATATTTATTTCCTATATTTAAGTATCAAAAATTTAAAAATAATGCAAGATTTGGTATCCGTATTGTTTTATATTCGAAAAAAAGGTACCAGTGACCCTACTATGGGCACTATTTACCTTAGAATTACGGTCAATGGGAAAAGAGCAGAAGTGAGTACTATGAGGAAGGTAGCTATATCTAGATGGAATGCAAAGGCTAATAAGGTGAAAGGATACTCCATAGAAGCTAGGCAAACCAATCGTCATCTAGACGTTATTAAAAATAGGATCTATGAGATTTATCAAAATCTATTACATGAAGATATGGACATTGTATCCGCAGCCAGTATAAGAGACGAATATGTAGGTATAAATAAAAATCAGAAACTAATTTTAGAACTGTTCGAAGAACATAATCTAAGAATGGAAAGGTTGGTGGGGAAAGATTTTTCTTTTAGGACGTTACAGCGATATAAGACTACTAAGAAGCATCTTGGTAGGTTTATGAGGACTAACTATGATTCTAATGATTATCCTGTGAAGAAGATAGATGTCAAATACGTCAACGGGTTCATCTATTTTTTAAAATCAGAACAAAATCTTTCGCATAATTCAGCACTGAAGTATGTTGCTTATTTTAAAAAAATCGTTCGGGTTGCTTATGCAAATGGATGGTTAGACAAAGATCCATTTTACAATTTTAAACTTCGACCACAAACTATCGATAAAGAATTTTTAAGCAATAATGAGCTTGATAAACTAATACAGAGTGATTTTTCTATCCCAAGATTAGAACATGTAAGGGATGTTTTCATTTTTAGCTGCTATACAGGTCTAGCTTATGTTGATGTTGCAAAACTTAAGGAAGATGACATTGTACTTGGTATGGATGGTAGACTTTGGATAAAAGTGAACAGGACTAAGACAAAAACATTAAGCAGTATTCCAATTTTACCCATTGCCGAGCAAATTATAAATAAGTACGCCAGCCTACCAAAGATTGATAATAAATTACTACCAGTATATAGTAATCAAAGAACTAACGGGTACTTAAAAGAGATAGCAGATCTTAGTGGAATAAATAAGAAGTTAACTTTCCATATGGCTAGACATACTTTTGCAACTACAGTAACTTTATCCAATGGCGTTCCCATTGAGTCGGTAAGTAAAATGTTAGGTCATAAATCTTTGAAAACTACGCAGCATTACGCGAAAATTTTGGACACTAAACTTTCTGAGGATATGAAAAATCTTAGAATTAGGTTTGAAAATGAAAATATACTATCAAATATAAACGGGTCTTAGAAAAAAAGAAGACTATTGTATTATTGGAACTTACTTAAAAGTACCACTAAGAGGTTTTGATATCGTATTATTAACTTGCAGCTATTAGTTGAAAAACAAAATGAAAGAATTTAAAGGCCGAAAACTAGAAATCGTAAAAACAGCCTCCTCACTTTTTAACACTATGGGGTACAAAAATGTAACCATGCGGGTACTTGCTGAGGAAATAGGAATAAAAGCGGCCAGTTTATATAATCATATCTCGTCAAAACAAGAAATACTCTCTGCGATTATAATTTCATTGGCAGAACAATTTACCAATAGTATGGATACTGTTATGGCCGATGATTCTACCCCTGTTGAAAAAATCAAAAGCATAATTATTCATCATATAGAAATTACATTGAACAATCCGGATGGCACCGCTTCCTTGCAGAATGATTGGATGTACCTCGAGGGAGATGACCTTATTTACTTCAAAAAAATGCGAAAGCAATATGAAGAAAATTTCAGGCAGATTATAAAAAGTGGAATAGCTTCTGGTGAAATTAGAAAGATAGATTCTGAAACAATGCTTTTTTCAATACTTACCACACTTAGGTCTTTGTATATATGGTATTCTCGGCAAAAAGAGATGGATAAAGACAAACTAAAAGCAGATATGATAAGTGTCTTGTTAGACGGTATCCGAACGTAATAATATCTAATTATTTTATTGAATTTTAATTTTTTTCAATAAATACATTTGCGAAACTAACAAATGTTAGTTAGTTTTGTATCAAAGATTGATTCAAATGGCTGACTTTCAAGAATTGATAATTTCCCATATTGAAAGAACTACCAAAGATTGTTCGGTACTTTCTTTTCAGGTTCCCAATGAGAAAAAGGAACATTTTAAGTTCAAGCAAGGGCAGTACCTCACCTTAGAATCGCTCATTGAAAATGAAAATGTAAGACGTTCCTATTCCCTTTGTTCTAGTCCTTTTGATGATGAATGGAAAGTTGCCGTTAAGCAAATTCACAATGGCGTTTTTTCCACCTTCGTCAATACGAAATTGAAATCTGGAGATACTTTAAAGGTGATGCCTCCCAAGGGGGATTTTTATGTACGCATTGACCCAACAGCTACTAAAAATTATATTGCTTTTGCTGCAGGTAGCGGTATTACTCCAATTCTATCCATTATAAAAACGCATTTAAAGGCAGAACCCAATAGTACCTTTAAATTGTTCTATGTCAACCGAACAGCAAAATCCATTATACTAAAAGAGGAAATAGAAGAATTGAAAAACCTGTTTTTCAATAGGTTTCAGGTGTTCTACTTCCTTACCAAAGAGCAGCGGGATATTCCATTTTTAAACGGTCGTTTCGACAAGGAGAAGCTGCAAATATTAACGAATTCTTTTATTCAAATAGAAAACACCGATGATTGTTTTATTTGCGGACCTCAAGACATGATTTTCTTGATTCGTGATGAACTACAAGCGGCTGGATTATCAAAAGATAAAATACACTATGAACTTTTCTTTTCAGGAAGTTCGGAAGAGAATCAACAGCGTATTTCTGAAATTTTAGAACAAAAGGTAGAAGGTACCGAAGTGACCATTATCGATGGTAGTAAAGAATTTCATTTTGTAATGACCGAAGACCACGATAATATACTAGACGGCGCATTGGCGGCAGGAGCAGATTTGCCTTTCGCATGTAAGGGCGGTGTTTGTAGTACTTGTAAATGTCGCGTGTTGGAAGGTTCTGTAGAAATGAAAATAAACTATGCTTTAGACGAGAGTGAAGTAGCTCAAAATCTGGTCTTGAGCTGTCAATCAGTACCCACTTCAGAAAAGGTAGTGGTTGATTTTGACGTTTAAACATAAATCGTATAGCTATGAGTAAAGAAAAAATCAAAAATTTAGAAGAGCAATTTGATGCACGAATTGCCCGCGATGAAAAAATAGAAGCAAAAGACTGGATGCCAGAAAAATATCGCAAAACGCATATTCGGCAAATGTCTCAACATGCACATTCTGAAATTGTAGGAATGCTGCCGGAAGGAAACTGGATAAGCAGGGCGCCAAGTTTAAGAAGAAAAGTAGCTTTATTGGCAAAAGTGCAAGATGAAGCGGGGCATGGTTTATACCTCTATAGCGCTTGCGAGACCTTAGGTATTTCTAGAAACGAATTATATGAGCAATTGCATTCTGGTAAGGCTAAATACTCCAGTATTTTCAATTACCCTACCCTTACATGGGCAGACATGGGTGCTATTGGCTGGTTGGTAGATGGTGCTGCAATTATCAACCAGGTGCCATTGTGTAACACTTCTTATGGTCCTTATGCCAGAGCTATGGTCCGTGTTTGTAAAGAAGAGAGTTTTCATCAACGCCAAGGCTATGAAATCATGATAAAATTGGCGAATGGCAGTCAGGAACAAAAAGAATTGGCGCAAGATGCTTTAAATCGCTGGTGGTGGCCATCGCTAATGATGTTGGGACCTACGGATGGGGAATCAGTTCATACAGCGCAATCCATGAAATGGAAATTAAAGCGAAAGACCAATGATGAATTACGTCAACAATTTATAGACCAAACGGTGCCACAGGCAGATTTAATAGGCTTGACTATTCCTGATGCGGATTTAAAATGGAACGAGGAGCGTAAGAGTTATGACTTTGGAGAAATAAACTGGGACGAGTTTTGGCAAGTGGTCAAAGGACACGGACCATGTAATAAGGAACGCATGAATGCTCGTGTAAGTGCTTGGGAAAATGGTGGATGGGTTCGGGATGCCGCTATGGCGCATGCGGAAAAAAAAGAAAATAGAAAACTGGATAAAGCTGTTTAATATGGATAAGAATTGGCCCCTTTGGGAAGTCTTCATTAGAAGTAAAAACGGATTAGAGCATCGTCATGTGGGAAGTCTACATGCCTCAGATTCTGAAATGGCTTTAGATAATGCACGTGATGTCTATACTAGGCGTAATGAAGGTATTAGTATTTGGGTAACAGAGTCTAAGCATATTACTGCTTCT encodes:
- a CDS encoding TetR/AcrR family transcriptional regulator — protein: MKEFKGRKLEIVKTASSLFNTMGYKNVTMRVLAEEIGIKAASLYNHISSKQEILSAIIISLAEQFTNSMDTVMADDSTPVEKIKSIIIHHIEITLNNPDGTASLQNDWMYLEGDDLIYFKKMRKQYEENFRQIIKSGIASGEIRKIDSETMLFSILTTLRSLYIWYSRQKEMDKDKLKADMISVLLDGIRT
- the paaA gene encoding 1,2-phenylacetyl-CoA epoxidase subunit PaaA → MSKEKIKNLEEQFDARIARDEKIEAKDWMPEKYRKTHIRQMSQHAHSEIVGMLPEGNWISRAPSLRRKVALLAKVQDEAGHGLYLYSACETLGISRNELYEQLHSGKAKYSSIFNYPTLTWADMGAIGWLVDGAAIINQVPLCNTSYGPYARAMVRVCKEESFHQRQGYEIMIKLANGSQEQKELAQDALNRWWWPSLMMLGPTDGESVHTAQSMKWKLKRKTNDELRQQFIDQTVPQADLIGLTIPDADLKWNEERKSYDFGEINWDEFWQVVKGHGPCNKERMNARVSAWENGGWVRDAAMAHAEKKENRKLDKAV
- the paaB gene encoding 1,2-phenylacetyl-CoA epoxidase subunit PaaB produces the protein MDKNWPLWEVFIRSKNGLEHRHVGSLHASDSEMALDNARDVYTRRNEGISIWVTESKHITASNPEHSGELFEPAKDKIYRHPTFYELPDEVKHM
- a CDS encoding ribose-phosphate pyrophosphokinase gives rise to the protein MSYQVPEPKIFACTQSTALAERIAKSYGTELGKVLFSRYSDGEFQPSFEESVRGTRVFIIGSTNPSSENLMEMLLMLDAAKRASARHITAVMPYFGWARQDRKDKPRVPIAAKLVAKMLEAAGATRIITMDLHADQIQGFFEKPVDHLFASTLFLPYLKSLNLDNLTIASPDMGGSKRAYAYSKALKSDVVICYKQREKANIISHMELIGDVKGKNVVLVDDMVDTAGTLTKAADLMIERGALSVRAITTHGLLSGDAYEKIENSQLSELIITDSIPSRKDSNKVRVLSCADLFADVMERVHNNTSISSKFLM
- a CDS encoding site-specific integrase: MQDLVSVLFYIRKKGTSDPTMGTIYLRITVNGKRAEVSTMRKVAISRWNAKANKVKGYSIEARQTNRHLDVIKNRIYEIYQNLLHEDMDIVSAASIRDEYVGINKNQKLILELFEEHNLRMERLVGKDFSFRTLQRYKTTKKHLGRFMRTNYDSNDYPVKKIDVKYVNGFIYFLKSEQNLSHNSALKYVAYFKKIVRVAYANGWLDKDPFYNFKLRPQTIDKEFLSNNELDKLIQSDFSIPRLEHVRDVFIFSCYTGLAYVDVAKLKEDDIVLGMDGRLWIKVNRTKTKTLSSIPILPIAEQIINKYASLPKIDNKLLPVYSNQRTNGYLKEIADLSGINKKLTFHMARHTFATTVTLSNGVPIESVSKMLGHKSLKTTQHYAKILDTKLSEDMKNLRIRFENENILSNINGS
- a CDS encoding 2Fe-2S iron-sulfur cluster-binding protein, whose product is MADFQELIISHIERTTKDCSVLSFQVPNEKKEHFKFKQGQYLTLESLIENENVRRSYSLCSSPFDDEWKVAVKQIHNGVFSTFVNTKLKSGDTLKVMPPKGDFYVRIDPTATKNYIAFAAGSGITPILSIIKTHLKAEPNSTFKLFYVNRTAKSIILKEEIEELKNLFFNRFQVFYFLTKEQRDIPFLNGRFDKEKLQILTNSFIQIENTDDCFICGPQDMIFLIRDELQAAGLSKDKIHYELFFSGSSEENQQRISEILEQKVEGTEVTIIDGSKEFHFVMTEDHDNILDGALAAGADLPFACKGGVCSTCKCRVLEGSVEMKINYALDESEVAQNLVLSCQSVPTSEKVVVDFDV